The Callithrix jacchus isolate 240 chromosome 20, calJac240_pri, whole genome shotgun sequence genome has a window encoding:
- the NDRG4 gene encoding protein NDRG4 isoform X28 — translation MPECWDGEHDIETPYGLLHVVIRGSPKGNRPAILTYHDVGLNHKLCFNTFFNFEDMQEITKHFVVCHVDAPGQQVGASQFPQGYQFPSMEQLAAMLPSVVQHFGFKYVIGIGVGAGAYVLAKFALIFPDLVEGLVLVNIDPNGKGWIDWAATKLSGLTSTLPDTVLSHLFSQEELVNNTELVQSYRQQIGNVVNQANLQLFWNMYNSRRDLDINRPGTVPNAKTLRCPVMLVVGDNAPAEDGVVECNSKLDPTTTTFLKMADSGGLPQVTQPGKLTEAFKYFLQGMGYMPSASMTRLARSRTASLTSASSVDGSRPQACTHSESSEGLGQVNHTMEVSC, via the exons ATGCCGGAGTGCTGGGATGGG GAACATGACATCGAGACGCCCTACGGCCTTCTACACGTGGTGATCCGGGGCTCCCCCAAGGGGAACCGCCCAGCCATCCTCACCTACCACGATGTGGGCCTCAACC ACAAGCTATGCTTCAACACCTTCTTCAACTTCGAGGACATGCAGGAGATCACCAAGCACTTTGTGGTGTGTCATGTGGATGCCCCTGGACAGCAGGTGGGGGCGTCGCAGTTTCCTCAGGG GTACCAGTTCCCCTCCATGGAGCAGCTGGCTGCCATGCTCCCCAGCGTGGTGCAGCATTTCGG GTTCAAGTACGTGATTGGCATCGGAGTGGGCGCCGGAGCCTATGTGCTGgccaagtttgca CTCATCTTCCCCGACCTGGTGGAGGGGCTGGTGCTGGTGAACATCGACCCCAACGGCAAAGGCTGGATAGACTGGGCTGCCACCAAG CTCTCCGGCCTGACCAGCACTTTACCTGACACGGTGCTCTCTCACCTCTTCAGTCAG GAGGAGCTGGTGAACAACACAGAGTTGGTGCAGAGCTACCGGCAGCAGATTGGGAACGTGGTGAACCAGGCCAACCTGCAGCTCTTCTGGAATATGTACAACAG ccgCAGAGACCTGGACATCAACCGGCCTGGAACGGTACCCAATGCCAAGACGCTCCG CTGCCCCGTGATGCTGGTGGTCGGGGATAACGCACCCGCTGAGGATGGGGTG GTGGAGTGCAATTCCAAACTGGACCCAACCACCACAACCTTCCTGAAG ATGGCGGACTCCGGGGGGCTCCCCCAGGTCACACAG CCAGGGAAGCTGACTGAAGCCTTCAAATACTTCCTGCAAGGCATGGGCTACA TGCCCTCGGCCAGCATGACCCGCCTGGCACGCTCCCGCACCGCGTCCCTCACCAGTGCCAGCTCGGTGGATGGCAGCCGCCCACAGGCCTGCACCCACTCAGAGAGCAGCGAGGGGCTGGGCCAGGTCAACCACACCATGGAGGTGTCCTGTTGA
- the NDRG4 gene encoding protein NDRG4 isoform X21 produces MAGLQELRFPEEKPLLRGQDATELESSDAFLLAADTDWKVGEGNAGAVKLAGLGDPSWSPGHLLSPGHQEHDIETPYGLLHVVIRGSPKGNRPAILTYHDVGLNHKLCFNTFFNFEDMQEITKHFVVCHVDAPGQQVGASQFPQGYQFPSMEQLAAMLPSVVQHFGFKYVIGIGVGAGAYVLAKFALIFPDLVEGLVLVNIDPNGKGWIDWAATKLSGLTSTLPDTVLSHLFSQEELVNNTELVQSYRQQIGNVVNQANLQLFWNMYNSRRDLDINRPGTVPNAKTLRCPVMLVVGDNAPAEDGVVECNSKLDPTTTTFLKMADSGGLPQVTQPGKLTEAFKYFLQGMGYMPSASMTRLARSRTASLTSASSVDGSRPQACTHSESSEGLGQVNHTMEVSC; encoded by the exons ATGGCCGGACTGCAGGAGCTGCGATTCCCCGAGGAGAAGCCGCTGCTGCGGGGCCAGGATGCCACCGAGCTG GAGAGCTCCGATGCCTTCCTCTTGGCTGCAGACACAGATTGGAAG GTGGGGGAAGGCAACGCTGGAGCCGTGAAGCTGGCAGGGCTAGGGGACCCCAGTTGGAGCCCAGGGCACCTCCTCTCGCCGGGGCATCAG GAACATGACATCGAGACGCCCTACGGCCTTCTACACGTGGTGATCCGGGGCTCCCCCAAGGGGAACCGCCCAGCCATCCTCACCTACCACGATGTGGGCCTCAACC ACAAGCTATGCTTCAACACCTTCTTCAACTTCGAGGACATGCAGGAGATCACCAAGCACTTTGTGGTGTGTCATGTGGATGCCCCTGGACAGCAGGTGGGGGCGTCGCAGTTTCCTCAGGG GTACCAGTTCCCCTCCATGGAGCAGCTGGCTGCCATGCTCCCCAGCGTGGTGCAGCATTTCGG GTTCAAGTACGTGATTGGCATCGGAGTGGGCGCCGGAGCCTATGTGCTGgccaagtttgca CTCATCTTCCCCGACCTGGTGGAGGGGCTGGTGCTGGTGAACATCGACCCCAACGGCAAAGGCTGGATAGACTGGGCTGCCACCAAG CTCTCCGGCCTGACCAGCACTTTACCTGACACGGTGCTCTCTCACCTCTTCAGTCAG GAGGAGCTGGTGAACAACACAGAGTTGGTGCAGAGCTACCGGCAGCAGATTGGGAACGTGGTGAACCAGGCCAACCTGCAGCTCTTCTGGAATATGTACAACAG ccgCAGAGACCTGGACATCAACCGGCCTGGAACGGTACCCAATGCCAAGACGCTCCG CTGCCCCGTGATGCTGGTGGTCGGGGATAACGCACCCGCTGAGGATGGGGTG GTGGAGTGCAATTCCAAACTGGACCCAACCACCACAACCTTCCTGAAG ATGGCGGACTCCGGGGGGCTCCCCCAGGTCACACAG CCAGGGAAGCTGACTGAAGCCTTCAAATACTTCCTGCAAGGCATGGGCTACA TGCCCTCGGCCAGCATGACCCGCCTGGCACGCTCCCGCACCGCGTCCCTCACCAGTGCCAGCTCGGTGGATGGCAGCCGCCCACAGGCCTGCACCCACTCAGAGAGCAGCGAGGGGCTGGGCCAGGTCAACCACACCATGGAGGTGTCCTGTTGA
- the NDRG4 gene encoding protein NDRG4 isoform X19 has product MPECWDGVGEGNAGAVKLAGLGDPSWSPGHLLSPGHQEHDIETPYGLLHVVIRGSPKGNRPAILTYHDVGLNHKLCFNTFFNFEDMQEITKHFVVCHVDAPGQQVGASQFPQGYQFPSMEQLAAMLPSVVQHFGFKYVIGIGVGAGAYVLAKFALIFPDLVEGLVLVNIDPNGKGWIDWAATKLSGLTSTLPDTVLSHLFSQEELVNNTELVQSYRQQIGNVVNQANLQLFWNMYNSRRDLDINRPGTVPNAKTLRCPVMLVVGDNAPAEDGVVECNSKLDPTTTTFLKMADSGGLPQVTQPGKLTEAFKYFLQGMGYIHGLHHVVSPPPLHPSPALSSLLVAYLKDRRLSGGAVPSASMTRLARSRTASLTSASSVDGSRPQACTHSESSEGLGQVNHTMEVSC; this is encoded by the exons ATGCCGGAGTGCTGGGATGGG GTGGGGGAAGGCAACGCTGGAGCCGTGAAGCTGGCAGGGCTAGGGGACCCCAGTTGGAGCCCAGGGCACCTCCTCTCGCCGGGGCATCAG GAACATGACATCGAGACGCCCTACGGCCTTCTACACGTGGTGATCCGGGGCTCCCCCAAGGGGAACCGCCCAGCCATCCTCACCTACCACGATGTGGGCCTCAACC ACAAGCTATGCTTCAACACCTTCTTCAACTTCGAGGACATGCAGGAGATCACCAAGCACTTTGTGGTGTGTCATGTGGATGCCCCTGGACAGCAGGTGGGGGCGTCGCAGTTTCCTCAGGG GTACCAGTTCCCCTCCATGGAGCAGCTGGCTGCCATGCTCCCCAGCGTGGTGCAGCATTTCGG GTTCAAGTACGTGATTGGCATCGGAGTGGGCGCCGGAGCCTATGTGCTGgccaagtttgca CTCATCTTCCCCGACCTGGTGGAGGGGCTGGTGCTGGTGAACATCGACCCCAACGGCAAAGGCTGGATAGACTGGGCTGCCACCAAG CTCTCCGGCCTGACCAGCACTTTACCTGACACGGTGCTCTCTCACCTCTTCAGTCAG GAGGAGCTGGTGAACAACACAGAGTTGGTGCAGAGCTACCGGCAGCAGATTGGGAACGTGGTGAACCAGGCCAACCTGCAGCTCTTCTGGAATATGTACAACAG ccgCAGAGACCTGGACATCAACCGGCCTGGAACGGTACCCAATGCCAAGACGCTCCG CTGCCCCGTGATGCTGGTGGTCGGGGATAACGCACCCGCTGAGGATGGGGTG GTGGAGTGCAATTCCAAACTGGACCCAACCACCACAACCTTCCTGAAG ATGGCGGACTCCGGGGGGCTCCCCCAGGTCACACAG CCAGGGAAGCTGACTGAAGCCTTCAAATACTTCCTGCAAGGCATGGGCTACA TCCATGGTCTTCACCATGTTGTGTCTCCCCCACCCCTGCACCCCTCTCCGGCTCTGTCTTCTCTCTTAGTTGCGTACTTGAAGGACCGAAGGCTGAGTGGAGGAGCAG TGCCCTCGGCCAGCATGACCCGCCTGGCACGCTCCCGCACCGCGTCCCTCACCAGTGCCAGCTCGGTGGATGGCAGCCGCCCACAGGCCTGCACCCACTCAGAGAGCAGCGAGGGGCTGGGCCAGGTCAACCACACCATGGAGGTGTCCTGTTGA
- the NDRG4 gene encoding protein NDRG4 isoform X27, whose product MPECWDGEHDIETPYGLLHVVIRGSPKGNRPAILTYHDVGLNHKLCFNTFFNFEDMQEITKHFVVCHVDAPGQQVGASQFPQGYQFPSMEQLAAMLPSVVQHFGFKYVIGIGVGAGAYVLAKFALIFPDLVEGLVLVNIDPNGKGWIDWAATKLSGLTSTLPDTVLSHLFSQEELVNNTELVQSYRQQIGNVVNQANLQLFWNMYNSRRDLDINRPGTVPNAKTLRCPVMLVVGDNAPAEDGVVECNSKLDPTTTTFLKMADSGGLPQVTQPGKLTEAFKYFLQGMGYIAYLKDRRLSGGAVPSASMTRLARSRTASLTSASSVDGSRPQACTHSESSEGLGQVNHTMEVSC is encoded by the exons ATGCCGGAGTGCTGGGATGGG GAACATGACATCGAGACGCCCTACGGCCTTCTACACGTGGTGATCCGGGGCTCCCCCAAGGGGAACCGCCCAGCCATCCTCACCTACCACGATGTGGGCCTCAACC ACAAGCTATGCTTCAACACCTTCTTCAACTTCGAGGACATGCAGGAGATCACCAAGCACTTTGTGGTGTGTCATGTGGATGCCCCTGGACAGCAGGTGGGGGCGTCGCAGTTTCCTCAGGG GTACCAGTTCCCCTCCATGGAGCAGCTGGCTGCCATGCTCCCCAGCGTGGTGCAGCATTTCGG GTTCAAGTACGTGATTGGCATCGGAGTGGGCGCCGGAGCCTATGTGCTGgccaagtttgca CTCATCTTCCCCGACCTGGTGGAGGGGCTGGTGCTGGTGAACATCGACCCCAACGGCAAAGGCTGGATAGACTGGGCTGCCACCAAG CTCTCCGGCCTGACCAGCACTTTACCTGACACGGTGCTCTCTCACCTCTTCAGTCAG GAGGAGCTGGTGAACAACACAGAGTTGGTGCAGAGCTACCGGCAGCAGATTGGGAACGTGGTGAACCAGGCCAACCTGCAGCTCTTCTGGAATATGTACAACAG ccgCAGAGACCTGGACATCAACCGGCCTGGAACGGTACCCAATGCCAAGACGCTCCG CTGCCCCGTGATGCTGGTGGTCGGGGATAACGCACCCGCTGAGGATGGGGTG GTGGAGTGCAATTCCAAACTGGACCCAACCACCACAACCTTCCTGAAG ATGGCGGACTCCGGGGGGCTCCCCCAGGTCACACAG CCAGGGAAGCTGACTGAAGCCTTCAAATACTTCCTGCAAGGCATGGGCTACA TTGCGTACTTGAAGGACCGAAGGCTGAGTGGAGGAGCAG TGCCCTCGGCCAGCATGACCCGCCTGGCACGCTCCCGCACCGCGTCCCTCACCAGTGCCAGCTCGGTGGATGGCAGCCGCCCACAGGCCTGCACCCACTCAGAGAGCAGCGAGGGGCTGGGCCAGGTCAACCACACCATGGAGGTGTCCTGTTGA
- the NDRG4 gene encoding protein NDRG4 isoform X24 — MPECWDGVGEGNAGAVKLAGLGDPSWSPGHLLSPGHQEHDIETPYGLLHVVIRGSPKGNRPAILTYHDVGLNHKLCFNTFFNFEDMQEITKHFVVCHVDAPGQQVGASQFPQGYQFPSMEQLAAMLPSVVQHFGFKYVIGIGVGAGAYVLAKFALIFPDLVEGLVLVNIDPNGKGWIDWAATKLSGLTSTLPDTVLSHLFSQEELVNNTELVQSYRQQIGNVVNQANLQLFWNMYNSRRDLDINRPGTVPNAKTLRCPVMLVVGDNAPAEDGVVECNSKLDPTTTTFLKMADSGGLPQVTQPGKLTEAFKYFLQGMGYIAYLKDRRLSGGAVPSASMTRLARSRTASLTSASSVDGSRPQACTHSESSEGLGQVNHTMEVSC, encoded by the exons ATGCCGGAGTGCTGGGATGGG GTGGGGGAAGGCAACGCTGGAGCCGTGAAGCTGGCAGGGCTAGGGGACCCCAGTTGGAGCCCAGGGCACCTCCTCTCGCCGGGGCATCAG GAACATGACATCGAGACGCCCTACGGCCTTCTACACGTGGTGATCCGGGGCTCCCCCAAGGGGAACCGCCCAGCCATCCTCACCTACCACGATGTGGGCCTCAACC ACAAGCTATGCTTCAACACCTTCTTCAACTTCGAGGACATGCAGGAGATCACCAAGCACTTTGTGGTGTGTCATGTGGATGCCCCTGGACAGCAGGTGGGGGCGTCGCAGTTTCCTCAGGG GTACCAGTTCCCCTCCATGGAGCAGCTGGCTGCCATGCTCCCCAGCGTGGTGCAGCATTTCGG GTTCAAGTACGTGATTGGCATCGGAGTGGGCGCCGGAGCCTATGTGCTGgccaagtttgca CTCATCTTCCCCGACCTGGTGGAGGGGCTGGTGCTGGTGAACATCGACCCCAACGGCAAAGGCTGGATAGACTGGGCTGCCACCAAG CTCTCCGGCCTGACCAGCACTTTACCTGACACGGTGCTCTCTCACCTCTTCAGTCAG GAGGAGCTGGTGAACAACACAGAGTTGGTGCAGAGCTACCGGCAGCAGATTGGGAACGTGGTGAACCAGGCCAACCTGCAGCTCTTCTGGAATATGTACAACAG ccgCAGAGACCTGGACATCAACCGGCCTGGAACGGTACCCAATGCCAAGACGCTCCG CTGCCCCGTGATGCTGGTGGTCGGGGATAACGCACCCGCTGAGGATGGGGTG GTGGAGTGCAATTCCAAACTGGACCCAACCACCACAACCTTCCTGAAG ATGGCGGACTCCGGGGGGCTCCCCCAGGTCACACAG CCAGGGAAGCTGACTGAAGCCTTCAAATACTTCCTGCAAGGCATGGGCTACA TTGCGTACTTGAAGGACCGAAGGCTGAGTGGAGGAGCAG TGCCCTCGGCCAGCATGACCCGCCTGGCACGCTCCCGCACCGCGTCCCTCACCAGTGCCAGCTCGGTGGATGGCAGCCGCCCACAGGCCTGCACCCACTCAGAGAGCAGCGAGGGGCTGGGCCAGGTCAACCACACCATGGAGGTGTCCTGTTGA
- the NDRG4 gene encoding protein NDRG4 isoform X26 yields MPECWDGVGEGNAGAVKLAGLGDPSWSPGHLLSPGHQEHDIETPYGLLHVVIRGSPKGNRPAILTYHDVGLNHKLCFNTFFNFEDMQEITKHFVVCHVDAPGQQVGASQFPQGYQFPSMEQLAAMLPSVVQHFGFKYVIGIGVGAGAYVLAKFALIFPDLVEGLVLVNIDPNGKGWIDWAATKLSGLTSTLPDTVLSHLFSQEELVNNTELVQSYRQQIGNVVNQANLQLFWNMYNSRRDLDINRPGTVPNAKTLRCPVMLVVGDNAPAEDGVVECNSKLDPTTTTFLKMADSGGLPQVTQPGKLTEAFKYFLQGMGYMPSASMTRLARSRTASLTSASSVDGSRPQACTHSESSEGLGQVNHTMEVSC; encoded by the exons ATGCCGGAGTGCTGGGATGGG GTGGGGGAAGGCAACGCTGGAGCCGTGAAGCTGGCAGGGCTAGGGGACCCCAGTTGGAGCCCAGGGCACCTCCTCTCGCCGGGGCATCAG GAACATGACATCGAGACGCCCTACGGCCTTCTACACGTGGTGATCCGGGGCTCCCCCAAGGGGAACCGCCCAGCCATCCTCACCTACCACGATGTGGGCCTCAACC ACAAGCTATGCTTCAACACCTTCTTCAACTTCGAGGACATGCAGGAGATCACCAAGCACTTTGTGGTGTGTCATGTGGATGCCCCTGGACAGCAGGTGGGGGCGTCGCAGTTTCCTCAGGG GTACCAGTTCCCCTCCATGGAGCAGCTGGCTGCCATGCTCCCCAGCGTGGTGCAGCATTTCGG GTTCAAGTACGTGATTGGCATCGGAGTGGGCGCCGGAGCCTATGTGCTGgccaagtttgca CTCATCTTCCCCGACCTGGTGGAGGGGCTGGTGCTGGTGAACATCGACCCCAACGGCAAAGGCTGGATAGACTGGGCTGCCACCAAG CTCTCCGGCCTGACCAGCACTTTACCTGACACGGTGCTCTCTCACCTCTTCAGTCAG GAGGAGCTGGTGAACAACACAGAGTTGGTGCAGAGCTACCGGCAGCAGATTGGGAACGTGGTGAACCAGGCCAACCTGCAGCTCTTCTGGAATATGTACAACAG ccgCAGAGACCTGGACATCAACCGGCCTGGAACGGTACCCAATGCCAAGACGCTCCG CTGCCCCGTGATGCTGGTGGTCGGGGATAACGCACCCGCTGAGGATGGGGTG GTGGAGTGCAATTCCAAACTGGACCCAACCACCACAACCTTCCTGAAG ATGGCGGACTCCGGGGGGCTCCCCCAGGTCACACAG CCAGGGAAGCTGACTGAAGCCTTCAAATACTTCCTGCAAGGCATGGGCTACA TGCCCTCGGCCAGCATGACCCGCCTGGCACGCTCCCGCACCGCGTCCCTCACCAGTGCCAGCTCGGTGGATGGCAGCCGCCCACAGGCCTGCACCCACTCAGAGAGCAGCGAGGGGCTGGGCCAGGTCAACCACACCATGGAGGTGTCCTGTTGA